In one window of Aphidius gifuensis isolate YNYX2018 linkage group LG4, ASM1490517v1, whole genome shotgun sequence DNA:
- the LOC122855530 gene encoding sialin-like, whose translation MAGYVRFVFAIMLCIANMIIYGLKVNISTTIIGMVKTKIVNNNDSSSHECPAFDNITSTSGGGGLEGTYEWSTTEQGLVVSLYFAGYMLGMFPAGYFADRFNTKWVLLISVFCNAIFTLMVPWAADAIGVLLFLRFMTGLVSAVNLPVVNVLVGKWVVYEEKSTWVGIIYAGTSIGTVLSILSSGFIMNGFGWRTVFYVHGIIPLIWCICFALFFADCPEQQKLISENERQLIVKSFGHRQPNSSKRKIPWKHIFTSKPMWALIATNTFGNFCWYFMLTQLPLYMNKMLRFNIKSNAVISCSPYLINAVTNPLLGKLLDWGRNQGFWTQTSGRKIAVGVSCIPPSILMIAIAYMGCERLWTTIMLVCSIVLGGAIFVGHLINQNDLAPNYAGILMGLTNFPGTISAFVLPALVGALTENGHTFHNWRYIFWICVIAQMTAFAIFTIWGTAKIQKWNYPEGSPEREQADAVDETETRMI comes from the exons atgg ctGGCTATGTAAGATTTGTCTTTGCGATTATGTTGTGCATTGCGAATATGATAATATATGGTCTCAAGGTTAATATATCAACAACCATAATAGGTATGGTTAAGactaaaattgtaaataataatgattcgtCGTCACACGAGTGTCCagcatttgataatataacaagcactagtggtggtggtggtcttGAAGGCACTTATGAATGGTCAACAACTGAACAAGGACTTGTTGTTAGTCTTTATTTTGCTGGTTACATGCTTGGCATGTTTCCAGCTGGATATTTTGCTGATAG aTTCAATACAAAATGGGTACTACTTATATCGGTATTTTGTAATGCCATTTTTACATTGATGGTACCATGGGCTGCTGATGCAAttggtgtattattatttttacgattCATGACTGGTTTAGTTAGTGCAGTTAATTTACCAGTTGTTAATGTACTTGTTGGTAAATGGGTTgtttatgaagaaaaaagtaCATGGGTTGGTATTATTTATGCTGGTACATCAATTGGTACTGTcctatcaattttatcatctgGTTTTATTATGAATGGATTTGGTTGGCGTACTGTTTTTTATGTTCATGGTATTATTCCTTTAATTTGGTGTATTTgttttgcattattttttgctGATTGTCcagaacaacaaaaattaattagtgaAAATGAAAgacaattaattgttaaatcatTTGGACATCGTCAGCCAAATTCTAGTAAACGTAAAATACCATGGAAACATATATTTACATCAAAACCAATGTGGGCACTTATTGCAACAAATACATTTGGTAATTTTTGCTGGTACTTTATGCTGACACAGCTGCCactttatatgaataaaatgctgagatttaatattaaaagt aatgcTGTCATCAGTTGCTCGCCTTATCTTATTAACGCAGTGACTAATCCTTTGCTTGGAAAACTACTTGACTGGGGTAGAAATCAAGGATTTTGGACTCAAACTTCTGGACGTAAAATTGCTGTTGGTGTTA gCTGTATTCCACCAAGCATTCTTATGATTGCGATTGCTTACATGGGCTGTGAACGTTTGTGGACAACTATCATGCTCGTTTGCAGTATTGTTCTTGGTGGAGCAATCTTCGTTGGTCATCTTATAAATCAG AATGACTTGGCACCAAACTACGCTGGAATTCTCATGGGTTTGACAAATTTCCCTG gcaCAATATCTGCATTTGTATTGCCAGCACTCGTCGGAGCATTGACCGAGAATGGA caTACATTTCACAATTGGCGTTACATTTTTTGGATATGTGTCATTGCTCAAATGACGGCTTTTGCAATATTCACAATTTGGGGTACAgctaaaattcaaaaatggaATTATCCTGAAGGTTCACCAGAGAGAGAACAAGCGGATGCTGTTGATGAAACAGAAACACGAATgatttaa